A genomic region of Corticium candelabrum chromosome 6, ooCorCand1.1, whole genome shotgun sequence contains the following coding sequences:
- the LOC134181649 gene encoding uncharacterized protein LOC134181649, translated as MSSTLINLGLCYRDIGKLEKSLSLIEEAVTISRSWYSSSDYLLALDISHLSSMYDLLDRKNEAWKLAKEALDIARSSLPSSDPQLTVYMHGFGHSCFRRGDSNEAIVWFEKSRQSLQQLPSSPKRDDLFATTLHSLADTYQEGGQYDKSIKTYEELLELKRRCDDGNLVKMFTVLIDLGYCYREIGKLEKSLSVIEEAVTISRSCSSSSPRSLALAIYHLSITYDLLDRKDEAWKLAREALDIARVSLQSSDPQLAKCMNHLGNCCRSRGNCDEAISWHSKARQLLQLQRQSPKRDEDIATNLYFLSSDHDEKGCYEEAIKLCLEALKMHQESHSPNPLYIAIGTMLLGSYEIKASRLEASITHLQSSLSVFEDTLPTSYHTADCHFYLATSFLVMKEASQSSLHVEKCLEIRKTIFPVGHGKIEEAECLKQEIEGMNENASD; from the exons ATGTCTTCGA CTCTCATCAATCTTGGTCTCTGCTACAGAGATATCGggaaacttgagaaaagtttAAGTTTAATTGAAGAGGCAGTCACAATTAGCCGATCATGGTACTCATCTTCTGATTACTTGTTGGCACTTG ATATATCTCACCTTTCCTCTATGTACGATTTACTTGACAGAAAAAATGAAGCTTGGAAATTGGCAAAAGAAGCGCTGGATATTGCCAGATCATCATTACCGTCATCAGATCCTCAATTGACCGTGT ATATGCACGGTTTCGGTCATTCTTGTTTCCGGCGAGGAGACTCCAACGAAGCCATAGTGTGGTTTGAGAAATCTCGCCAATCGCTGCAACAACTACCTTCTTCACCTAAACGAGACGATCTCTTTGCAACAA CTCTACATAGCCTTGCTGACACATATCAAGAAGGGGGACAATATGACAAGTCGATAAAGACATACGAAGAGTTGCTCGAGTTGAAAAGGCGATGCGATGACGGGAATCTAGTGAAAATGTTTACGG TTCTCATCGATCTTGGTTACTGCTACAGAGAGATCGggaaacttgagaaaagtttGAGTGTAATTGAAGAGGCAGTCACAATCAGCCGATCATGCTCCTCATCTTCTCCTCGCTCCTTGGCACTTG CTATATATCACCTTTCCATTACGTACGATTTACTTGACAGAAAAGACGAAGCTTGGaaattggcaagagaagcgtTGGATATTGCAAGGGTATCATTACAGTCATCGGATCCTCAATTGGCCAAGT GTATGAACCATTTGGGCAATTGTTGTCGATCACGAGGAAACTGCGATGAAGCCATCTCGTGGCATTCGAAAGCTAGACAATTGTTGCAACTACAACGTCAATCACCTAAACGAGACGAAGACATTGCTACAA ATTTGTATTTCTTGTCTTCCGACCATGACGAGAAAGGATGTTATGAAGAAGCTATAAAGCTGTGTTTGGAAGCACTAAAAATGCACCAAGAAAGTCATTCTCCTAATCCTCTTTATATCGCAATTG GTACGATGCTGCTAGGTTCATATGAAATAAAGGCCTCAAGACTTGAAGCGTCTATAACCCATTTGCAATCTTCCTTGTCAGTTTTTGAAGACACACTACCTACTAGTTATCACACCGCAGATT GTCACTTTTACCTTGCCACGTCGTTTCTTGTTATGAAAGAAGCGTCCCAATCAAGTTTGCATGTAGAGAAGTGTCTTGAAATACGGAAGACAATATTTCCAGTTGGTCATGGCAAGATAGAGGAAG CCGAGTGTCtcaaacaagaaattgaaGGGATGAATGAAAATGCAAGTGACTGA
- the LOC134181652 gene encoding uncharacterized protein LOC134181652: MVWFKKSHQLLQQLPSSPRRDDLFATNMNHFGNCCRSRGNYDEAISWHEKAGQLLQQQDQSLQRVENVANNLYLLSLDYDEKGCYEEAIKLCLEAIEMQKESHSPNSFNIAICTMRLGLYEMKASRLEASLTHLQSSLSFFQDTLPTSHHTADCHFYLATSFLVMKEASQASLHVEKCLEIRKTIFPVGHDEIEKAELFKQEIQGLNDNTSD, encoded by the exons ATGGTGTGGTTTAAGAAATCTCaccaattgctgcaacaactacCTTCTTCACCTAGACGAGACGACCTCTTTGCAACAA ATATGAACCATTTTGGAAATTGTTGTCGATCACGAGGAAACTACGATGAAGCCATCTCGTGGCATGAGAAAGCTggacaattgctgcaacaacaagaTCAATCACTTCAACGAGTCGAAAACGTCGCGAATA atttatatttattgtctCTTGACTATGACGAGAAAGGATGTTATGAAGAAGCTATAAAGTTGTGTTTGGAAGCAATAGAAATGCAAAAAGAGAGTCATTCTCCAAATTCTTTTAATATTGCAATTT GTACGATGAGGTTAGGTTTGTATGAAATGAAGGCCTCAAGACTTGAAGCGTCTCTAACCCATTTGCAATCTTCCTTATCATTTTTTCAAGACACACTACCTACTAGTCATCACACCGCCGATT GTCACTTTTACCTTGCTACGTCGTTTCTTGTTATGAAAGAAGCGTCCCAAGCCAGTCTGCATGTAGAGAAATGTCTTGAAATACGAAAGACGATTTTTCCAGTTGGTCACGACGAGATAGAGAAAG CCGAGTTGTTCAAACAAGAAATTCAAGGGCTGAATGACAATACGAGTGACTGA